The window AGACGTTCCCGAGACGTTCTGCAAGACGGAGCAATCCGAGTTTGTTCCCGATGAGTTTCTGTTGCGTGGTCATCGTCACACGGTCCTTTCATGTGGTGGTTGATGATACGCGTCTGTCAGATATTATCCTAACTTGTGCACTTCATTCTCACGACACTTTTCCGTATTTTGTCGGACGAGCTTTTCTTTACTCATCCAACGGAAGAATTATGGTCGAGATCAAATTCGGGACCGACGGCTGGCGCGGGATAATCGGCGAGGATTTCACTTTCGAGAACGTCGAGAAAGTGGCGCTCGCGTTTTCCCGCTTTTATAAACAGCACGGACAGATCGCCAACGGCGTCGTGGTCGGTGGTGATGCGCGTTTCGGATCGCAGGACTTCGCCGAACGAGTGGCGCAGGTTATCGCGGGGCAGGGCATCAAGGTCTGGCTCTGCGACAAGGTGGTTTCGACTCCCATGGTGTCTCTCGCGATACTGAAAAAGAAGGCCGCGGCGGGCGTAATGATAACCGCCAGCCACAATCCCCCGCGGTGGAACGGCTTCAAGATCAAAGGCGATTTCGGTGGTTCGGCCCTGGTGAGCGACATCAAAAAAATAGAGCGTATCCTCGCCAATATCATCGCCGCGGGTTCACCGCCGAAACTTCGCAGTGTCGAGGAACTTCGTAAGAACGGCATGATCGCCTCTATCAATGTGCACACATTGTACCTGCAGGAAATCCGGAAAAAGATCGATCTGAAACTGATCGAAAAATCCGGCATGAAGATCGCCTACGACGTGATGTACGGCGCCGCCTACGGCGTGATGAAGAATCTGCTTCCCAGCGTGGTCTGCCTGCACGACGAACATAATCCCGGCTTCAAGGGCACACCTCCCGAGCCGCTCGCGCAGAATCTGCCGGAACTTATCGAACTCGTCAAACGCGACAAGTACGATATCGGCATCGTGACCGACGGTGATGCCGACCGCCTCGGGGCGGTGGACGAGAACGGCACCTTCATCAGCACGCAGCTCATCATCCCGATCCTGCTCAAGTATCTGCATGTGTATCGCAAACAGAAAGGCAGCGTGGTGAAGACGATCTCGGTGAGCGACATCGTGGGACGCATGACCGAGAAGTACGGCCTCAAACTTTATCAGCGTCCGGTCGGGTTTAAATACGTGACCGAACTGATGATCACCGAGAAGATCCTCATCGGCGGCGAGGAGAGTGGCGGCGTCGGCACTTCCATTCACATCCCGGAACGCGACGGCATCTTCAACTGTCTGCTGCTCTGCGAATATCTCGCCAAGCGCAAGATGACACTGGGCCAGGCCGTGGCGGAGATCTACGAGGAATTCGGCCGCGTGTGGTACGACCGGATCGACTTCCACACGACCGAGGCAAAAAAGAAGGCGATACTGAACGCCTGCGACAGGGGTCTGAAAAAACTCGCCGGACTGCCCGTGCTCTCCACCGAAACGGTGGACGGCTACAAGTTTCGCATCGAAGGCGGCTGGTTGTTGATTCGCGCCTCGGGCACCGAACCGATCCTGCGTTTCTACGCCGAGGCAGATTCAGAAAAGAAGGTCAAGGCCCTGCTCGCCGCAGCGGTGAAGATCGCCTGACGTGCGCGCTGTTGTTGTAGACCCATCGGCCGCACAGCGGCTCGTTATCACCAGTGTACCCGATCCGCAGCCGCGCCGCGACGAGGCGCTGGTCTCGGTCACGGCTGTGTCGCTCAACGCGGGCGAATTACGCCGTTCGCTGATGGCGCCCGCGGGCTGGCGTCCGGGCTGGGATTTTGCAGGCACTGTGTCGGAAGCCGCGGCGGATGGGTCGAGTCCCGCCGCGGGGACACG of the Ignavibacteriota bacterium genome contains:
- a CDS encoding phosphoglucomutase/phosphomannomutase family protein translates to MVEIKFGTDGWRGIIGEDFTFENVEKVALAFSRFYKQHGQIANGVVVGGDARFGSQDFAERVAQVIAGQGIKVWLCDKVVSTPMVSLAILKKKAAAGVMITASHNPPRWNGFKIKGDFGGSALVSDIKKIERILANIIAAGSPPKLRSVEELRKNGMIASINVHTLYLQEIRKKIDLKLIEKSGMKIAYDVMYGAAYGVMKNLLPSVVCLHDEHNPGFKGTPPEPLAQNLPELIELVKRDKYDIGIVTDGDADRLGAVDENGTFISTQLIIPILLKYLHVYRKQKGSVVKTISVSDIVGRMTEKYGLKLYQRPVGFKYVTELMITEKILIGGEESGGVGTSIHIPERDGIFNCLLLCEYLAKRKMTLGQAVAEIYEEFGRVWYDRIDFHTTEAKKKAILNACDRGLKKLAGLPVLSTETVDGYKFRIEGGWLLIRASGTEPILRFYAEADSEKKVKALLAAAVKIA